A stretch of the uncultured Bacteroides sp. genome encodes the following:
- a CDS encoding MmcQ/YjbR family DNA-binding protein: MDVESAREYCLQKKGVTEDFPFDELTLVIRVMNKMFVLLSLDKPDQISMKCDPEYAIELRERYSGIEGAYHFNKKYWNQVSFDGSVDDSLIKQLIDHSYEEVIKKFTRKLRAEYDALP, from the coding sequence ATGGATGTAGAATCAGCCAGAGAATACTGCTTGCAGAAAAAAGGGGTGACCGAAGATTTTCCCTTTGATGAGTTAACATTGGTTATTCGTGTAATGAACAAGATGTTTGTTTTGCTAAGTCTGGACAAGCCGGATCAAATCTCAATGAAATGCGATCCTGAATATGCCATTGAGCTTCGGGAAAGATATTCCGGTATTGAGGGGGCTTACCACTTTAATAAGAAGTACTGGAATCAGGTTTCTTTCGATGGAAGTGTGGACGATTCCCTTATTAAACAACTGATAGATCATTCATACGAAGAAGTGATTAAGAAATTTACACGCAAGCTCCGTGCGGAGTATGATGCGCTACCTTGA
- a CDS encoding MoxR family ATPase translates to MEETTSRIDLTEFSEKIRELKSCIAEVIVGQDKAVDLILTTILANGHVLIEGVPGVAKTLLAKLIAKLIDADFSRIQFTPDLMPSDVLGTTVFNMQTNTFDFHRGPLFGDVILVDEINRSPAKTQSALFEVMEERQITIDGRTFQMGDLYTILATQNPVEQEGTYKLPEAQIDRFLMKVTLDYPSLEDEVAILERHHQQADFVKLRSVKPVLKKEELLSLKALVRQVYVDATLLRYIALIIQQTRTSKSVYLGASPRASVALLQAAKAFAILQGRDFVTPEDIKFVAIPVLHHRLLLTAEAEMEGYSSAKVTRRLIDKVEVPK, encoded by the coding sequence ATGGAAGAAACAACGAGCAGGATAGACTTAACTGAGTTCTCGGAAAAGATCCGCGAACTTAAAAGCTGCATTGCGGAAGTTATTGTGGGACAAGATAAAGCCGTGGATTTAATTCTTACCACCATACTTGCAAACGGACATGTTCTCATTGAAGGGGTGCCGGGAGTTGCGAAGACATTACTGGCTAAACTAATTGCAAAGTTAATTGATGCCGACTTCTCACGCATTCAGTTTACTCCGGATTTAATGCCTTCCGATGTGTTGGGAACAACTGTCTTTAATATGCAGACAAACACCTTCGACTTTCACCGTGGACCGCTTTTTGGCGATGTGATTCTTGTGGATGAGATAAACCGTTCTCCGGCAAAGACTCAGTCGGCACTCTTTGAGGTGATGGAAGAACGCCAGATTACCATTGATGGAAGGACTTTCCAGATGGGCGATCTTTATACCATTCTTGCTACTCAGAATCCTGTTGAGCAGGAAGGAACATATAAACTTCCCGAAGCACAGATAGATAGATTTTTGATGAAGGTAACGCTCGATTATCCCTCTTTGGAAGATGAAGTGGCCATACTTGAAAGGCATCATCAGCAAGCCGACTTTGTGAAATTGCGTAGCGTGAAGCCTGTACTGAAGAAAGAAGAATTGCTGTCATTAAAGGCTTTGGTGAGACAAGTATATGTGGATGCCACACTTCTTCGCTATATAGCATTGATTATTCAGCAAACAAGAACCAGCAAATCGGTTTATCTGGGAGCTTCCCCACGTGCTTCTGTTGCTCTGCTTCAGGCTGCAAAAGCTTTTGCTATATTGCAAGGACGTGATTTTGTAACGCCAGAGGATATCAAGTTTGTGGCTATTCCGGTTTTGCATCATCGTCTTTTGCTTACCGCTGAGGCCGAGATGGAAGGTTACTCTTCTGCAAAGGTTACCCGTAGATTGATTGATAAAGTGGAAGTTCCGAAATAA
- a CDS encoding YraN family protein, with the protein MAEHNILGKDGEEEAVKHLISHNYTIRHRNWRRGRKELDIVAEKENELIIVEVKTRRNRLFAEPQDAVTPLKIRRTVLAADAYLKFFQIDLPVRFDIITVVGEVNSFSIEHIKEAFYPPVW; encoded by the coding sequence ATGGCAGAGCACAATATTCTTGGAAAAGATGGTGAGGAAGAGGCTGTAAAGCATCTTATCTCTCATAATTATACTATTCGTCATCGTAACTGGAGGCGGGGACGTAAGGAACTTGATATTGTGGCCGAGAAGGAAAACGAGCTAATAATAGTGGAGGTAAAGACGAGGAGAAACAGGCTTTTTGCTGAACCTCAGGATGCTGTTACCCCTTTGAAGATAAGAAGAACGGTGTTGGCTGCCGATGCTTATCTGAAATTTTTCCAGATAGACCTGCCTGTACGTTTTGATATTATAACGGTTGTGGGAGAAGTAAACAGTTTCTCTATTGAACATATTAAAGAGGCTTTTTATCCTCCCGTTTGGTAA
- a CDS encoding ISL3 family transposase: MNTSFLYHAFGVCEQECSRVRYEDKSIIFEVQTRSEKLRCPCCKSRHFIRSGSTIRRFRGVPIGHKPVFLEMKVQRLECKDCHCIRQENIHFITGKRSYTNRLARLVVELSRLGTIKDVAHFLHLSWDTVKDIQKRYLQRHYGCPDLSELEYIGIDEFAVAKGHVYKTIVVNLLTGQVIYIGDGKGADSLDVFWKKLKKSDAVIKAVATDLSPAFVSAVMTNIPEATLVFDHFHVVKLMNDALDEIRRSVYREEKDLNKRKVFKGTRWLLLCNGKDIFDNQFKSRLDNALKLNEPLMKAYYLKESLKEIWAQVNKEQAIKELDAWIEQAYQSKIPKLTTFANTLKAHKWGVLAWYDYHISTGKLEGINNKIKTMKRQAYGYRDQRFFELKILAMHEKNYAFVG; the protein is encoded by the coding sequence ATGAATACCAGCTTTCTGTACCACGCCTTTGGCGTTTGTGAGCAAGAATGCTCCCGCGTACGCTACGAAGATAAGAGTATTATCTTTGAAGTCCAAACCCGTTCCGAAAAACTTCGTTGTCCTTGTTGTAAGAGTCGGCACTTTATTCGCTCTGGTAGTACTATTCGTCGTTTTCGCGGAGTACCCATAGGACACAAACCTGTATTTTTAGAAATGAAAGTTCAGCGTTTAGAATGCAAAGATTGTCATTGCATTCGTCAGGAGAATATTCATTTTATTACAGGCAAGCGTTCTTATACGAATCGCCTGGCTCGCCTTGTAGTTGAACTCTCCCGTTTAGGTACTATAAAGGATGTTGCTCATTTCCTTCATCTTTCCTGGGATACGGTAAAGGATATCCAGAAACGTTATCTACAGCGACATTATGGATGCCCTGACCTGAGCGAACTTGAATATATTGGCATTGATGAGTTCGCAGTTGCAAAAGGTCATGTCTACAAAACAATCGTAGTAAACCTTCTTACAGGACAAGTCATATATATAGGCGATGGAAAAGGTGCTGATTCTCTGGATGTTTTTTGGAAGAAACTAAAGAAATCCGATGCTGTCATCAAGGCCGTTGCTACAGATCTATCTCCAGCTTTTGTTTCAGCTGTCATGACGAATATACCTGAAGCAACTCTGGTATTTGATCACTTTCATGTAGTCAAACTCATGAATGATGCTTTGGATGAAATACGTAGAAGTGTTTACAGAGAGGAAAAGGATCTGAATAAACGAAAAGTGTTTAAAGGAACTAGATGGCTATTACTATGCAATGGCAAAGATATCTTTGATAACCAATTCAAGTCCAGACTTGACAATGCCTTGAAGCTGAATGAGCCCTTGATGAAAGCATACTATCTGAAAGAAAGTTTGAAAGAAATATGGGCACAAGTAAATAAAGAGCAGGCTATCAAAGAATTGGACGCTTGGATAGAACAGGCATATCAATCCAAAATCCCCAAACTTACAACATTTGCAAATACACTAAAAGCTCATAAGTGGGGAGTCTTAGCATGGTATGATTATCATATATCAACAGGAAAATTGGAAGGTATTAATAACAAAATCAAAACAATGAAAAGACAAGCATATGGATATAGAGATCAAAGATTCTTTGAACTTAAAATTTTGGCAATGCATGAGAAGAACTACGCATTTGTCGGATGA
- a CDS encoding phosphatidylserine decarboxylase family protein — MGRLKKLKKIRIHREGTHILVAGLLFFLVINSLVYYYVDCKLPFYLLALVSAFIYGLMVNFFRCPIRLFGEDTDNIVVAPADGKIVVVEEVDENEYFHDRRIMVSIFMSVVNVHANWYPVDGTVKKVGHQNGKFMKAWLPKASTDNERSLVVIETPEGVEVLVRQIAGAMARRIVTYAEVGEECYIDEHMGFIKFGSRVDVYLPLGTEILVKMGQLTTGNQTVLAKLK; from the coding sequence ATGGGCCGATTAAAAAAATTAAAAAAAATAAGAATACATAGAGAGGGAACTCATATCCTGGTAGCAGGACTGCTTTTTTTTCTGGTTATCAACAGCCTTGTATATTATTATGTTGATTGTAAGTTACCGTTTTATCTTTTAGCATTAGTAAGTGCTTTTATCTATGGATTGATGGTGAACTTTTTTCGTTGCCCTATCCGCTTATTTGGTGAGGATACAGATAATATTGTAGTAGCCCCGGCTGATGGAAAGATTGTTGTTGTTGAGGAAGTTGATGAGAATGAATACTTTCATGACAGACGAATCATGGTTTCTATCTTCATGAGTGTAGTTAATGTTCATGCCAACTGGTATCCGGTTGATGGTACTGTTAAGAAGGTGGGACATCAGAATGGAAAGTTTATGAAAGCCTGGTTGCCCAAGGCAAGTACTGATAATGAACGTTCTTTGGTTGTTATTGAAACTCCGGAAGGAGTAGAGGTGCTGGTGAGACAAATTGCCGGTGCAATGGCAAGACGTATTGTTACATATGCTGAGGTAGGTGAAGAATGCTACATTGATGAACATATGGGATTTATTAAATTCGGTTCACGAGTAGATGTTTATCTTCCTTTGGGAACTGAAATTTTAGTCAAGATGGGGCAGTTGACTACTGGAAACCAGACAGTGCTGGCAAAACTGAAATAA
- the pssA gene encoding CDP-diacylglycerol--serine O-phosphatidyltransferase produces the protein MANSITRHIPNSVTCLNLFSGCIATVMAFESEYELAMLFIVLSAVFDFFDGMLARTLHAYSKIGKELDSLADDVSFGVAPSVLVFSLFKEVQYPLFLQSVEAYIPFLAFAISVFSALRLAKFNVDERQTTSFIGLPVPANALFWGSLVVGAHSFLISDSFNAIYLFILVAIFSYLLVSEIPMFSLKFKNLSWKDNKVSFIFLLVCIPLLAFLKVTGFAAIIVWYILLSVITRKKD, from the coding sequence ATGGCAAATTCTATAACCCGACATATTCCAAACTCTGTTACTTGTTTGAATCTCTTTTCAGGTTGCATCGCTACTGTGATGGCATTTGAATCAGAGTATGAACTGGCGATGCTTTTTATTGTTCTAAGTGCGGTTTTTGATTTCTTTGACGGGATGCTGGCACGCACTCTTCATGCCTATTCTAAAATAGGTAAAGAATTAGATTCACTTGCTGATGATGTAAGCTTTGGAGTAGCTCCTTCGGTTTTAGTTTTTTCCTTATTCAAAGAGGTACAGTATCCTTTGTTCCTGCAAAGTGTTGAGGCTTATATCCCTTTCCTTGCATTCGCAATCTCTGTTTTCTCGGCTTTGAGATTGGCAAAGTTTAATGTAGATGAACGTCAGACCACCTCTTTTATCGGACTTCCGGTTCCAGCTAACGCCTTGTTCTGGGGATCTTTGGTGGTTGGAGCACATTCTTTTTTGATTTCAGATAGTTTTAATGCTATATATCTCTTTATCCTTGTGGCTATCTTCTCTTACCTTTTGGTTTCTGAAATACCTATGTTCTCTTTAAAATTCAAGAATCTTTCATGGAAAGATAACAAAGTGAGTTTTATTTTTCTCTTGGTTTGCATTCCGCTGCTAGCCTTCTTAAAGGTAACCGGGTTTGCTGCAATCATCGTTTGGTATATTCTTCTTTCTGTTATTACAAGAAAAAAGGATTAA
- a CDS encoding DUF4834 family protein, with protein MGAIFGLFFFIIILVLVIGLSIVSGILRFIFGIGRKAGFHSSSFGGEEPAQKAEPEPKHKKIFDKDDGEYVDYEEIKEDK; from the coding sequence ATGGGTGCTATATTTGGCTTATTCTTTTTTATAATCATCTTAGTTCTAGTCATAGGTCTATCAATTGTCAGCGGAATTCTGCGCTTTATCTTTGGGATTGGTCGTAAAGCAGGTTTCCACAGTAGTTCTTTTGGAGGAGAAGAGCCTGCCCAAAAAGCAGAACCCGAACCTAAACATAAAAAGATTTTTGATAAAGACGATGGGGAATATGTTGACTATGAGGAGATAAAGGAAGATAAATAA
- a CDS encoding nucleoside deaminase, which translates to MLDDTYFMKQALVEARKAFDRGEIPVGVVVVSKERIIARGHNLTETLNDVTAHAEMQAITAAANILGGKYLNECTIYVTVEPCVMCAGAIAWAQTGKLVFGAEDEKRGYQRYAPEALHPKTVVVKGILKEECAVLMKSFFQNKRK; encoded by the coding sequence ATGCTGGACGATACTTATTTCATGAAACAGGCTTTGGTTGAAGCCCGGAAAGCATTCGACAGGGGAGAAATTCCTGTGGGAGTTGTTGTGGTAAGCAAAGAACGCATCATAGCCCGCGGTCACAATCTGACCGAGACTCTGAACGATGTAACCGCACACGCTGAGATGCAGGCCATTACTGCAGCCGCCAATATCCTTGGAGGAAAATACCTGAATGAATGTACCATCTATGTAACTGTGGAACCGTGTGTGATGTGTGCCGGAGCAATTGCATGGGCACAGACAGGGAAATTAGTTTTCGGTGCTGAAGACGAGAAAAGAGGTTATCAGAGATATGCACCTGAAGCTCTTCATCCTAAAACGGTTGTTGTTAAGGGAATATTAAAAGAAGAATGCGCCGTTCTTATGAAGTCTTTCTTCCAGAACAAGCGCAAGTAA
- a CDS encoding DUF58 domain-containing protein has translation MFLTKKFYLICIVLILLLGMGYMVTSLFLVAQMALLALLLAVAFDIWRLYWRSSVKGFRSCAERFSNGDDNPVKIYVENHYPFTVSMEVIDEIPPVFQRRDIAFHLRLDADERKTIEYNLCPVKRGEYDFGMIRIFASTSLGLVARRYSCGTPVSVKVYPSYLMLHEYELMAMSNKLTEMGIKKVRQIGHHAEFEQIKEYVKGDDYRTINWKATARRHQLMVNTFQNERSQHIYNVIDKGRVMQSAFQGMTLLDYAINASLVLSYIAIHKDDNAGLITFEEQFGSFVPASKKEGQMQQLLENLYKQTTTFGESDYSSLYIHLNKHISKRSFLIIYTNFDSIVGMERQLSYLRQLARQHLVLVVFFENAELKTFVEKNPRTTEDYYQQTIAEKFALEKRLVVSTLKQHAVYSLLTTPDKLSVDVINKYLEIKSRHLI, from the coding sequence ATGTTTCTTACTAAGAAGTTTTATCTGATTTGCATTGTCCTCATTCTGTTATTGGGAATGGGCTATATGGTTACAAGTTTATTTCTTGTGGCCCAGATGGCTCTGCTTGCCCTCCTGCTGGCTGTGGCTTTTGATATATGGCGGCTTTACTGGAGAAGTTCAGTAAAAGGCTTTCGTTCCTGTGCCGAACGTTTCTCCAACGGTGATGATAATCCGGTGAAGATCTATGTTGAAAACCACTATCCGTTTACTGTCAGCATGGAAGTGATTGATGAGATTCCGCCTGTTTTTCAGCGTCGTGACATTGCCTTTCATCTCAGACTGGATGCAGATGAGCGTAAAACCATAGAGTATAACCTTTGTCCGGTGAAAAGAGGGGAGTATGATTTTGGGATGATCCGCATTTTTGCCAGCACTTCCCTTGGTCTGGTTGCCCGCCGATATAGTTGCGGTACTCCTGTTTCTGTGAAGGTTTACCCATCTTACCTCATGCTTCACGAGTATGAGCTGATGGCCATGTCGAACAAACTTACAGAAATGGGGATAAAGAAGGTGCGGCAGATAGGGCATCACGCGGAATTTGAACAGATAAAAGAGTATGTGAAAGGAGATGATTACCGCACTATCAACTGGAAGGCCACTGCCCGCCGGCATCAACTAATGGTAAATACCTTTCAGAACGAACGGTCACAGCACATCTATAATGTAATTGACAAGGGGAGGGTGATGCAATCGGCTTTTCAGGGCATGACTTTGCTCGATTATGCCATTAATGCTTCGCTGGTTCTCTCGTATATTGCCATTCATAAAGACGATAACGCCGGACTCATAACCTTTGAGGAGCAGTTTGGATCTTTTGTTCCTGCTTCGAAAAAGGAAGGACAGATGCAGCAACTTCTTGAGAATCTCTATAAACAAACCACTACTTTTGGTGAGAGTGATTATTCTTCGCTCTACATTCACCTGAATAAGCATATCAGCAAACGGAGTTTCCTGATTATCTATACCAACTTTGATAGTATTGTGGGCATGGAAAGGCAGTTGAGTTACCTTCGTCAGCTGGCGCGTCAGCATCTGGTGCTGGTTGTTTTCTTTGAGAATGCCGAATTGAAGACCTTTGTTGAGAAGAACCCCCGCACCACTGAGGATTACTATCAGCAGACTATTGCCGAGAAGTTTGCTTTGGAGAAACGGTTAGTAGTTTCTACCTTGAAACAACATGCCGTTTACTCGCTACTCACCACACCAGATAAGTTGTCGGTCGACGTGATAAATAAGTATTTAGAGATTAAATCCCGACATCTTATCTAG
- the dnaE gene encoding DNA polymerase III subunit alpha, with protein sequence MQDFVHLHVHSQYSILDGQAAVQALVDKAIADGMKGIALTDHGNMFGVKEFFNYVKKKNGGANGEIKDLKKKISKIEAGELECEDKEVEIKSCKEQIEAAKKKLFKPIIGCEMYVAKRALELKEGKPDQGGYHLIVLAKNEKGYHNLIKLVSKAWTDGFYSRPRTDRKELEKYHEGLIISSACLGGEIPRRIREEKIEEAEEAIRWYKGVFGDDFYLELQRHKATVPRANYEAYEIQKVVNKEIIQLAQKYNTKMICTNDVHFVDEENAEAHDRLICLSTGRDLDDPNRMLYSKQEWMKTREEMNAVFADVPEALSTTVEICDQVEFYTIDHDPILPNFPKPPGFDNDDDYLRYLTYEGAKKRWGEMNDEQKERVDFELSTVKHMGFPGYFLIVQDFIAAAREMGVSVGPGRGSAAGSAVAYCLGITQIDPIEYDLLFERFLNPDRISLPDIDIDFDDDGRGEVLRWVTEKYGKEKVAHIITYGTMATKLAIKDVARVQKLPLSESDRLTKYIPDRLPEVNGKSPKINLKNCIAAIPELQEACNSYDPLIRDTMKYAQMLEGNVRGTGVHACGTIICRDDITDWVPVSTADDKETGEKMLVTQYEGSVIEDTGLIKMDFLGLKTLSIIKEAIANIKLHQGIDLDIDTISTKDEATYKLYSEGRTVGTFQFESAGMQKYLRELQPSTFEDLIAMNALYRPGPMDYIPQFIDRKHGREPIVYDIPIMEKYLKDTYGITVYQEQVMLLSRLLANFTRGQSDGLRKAMGKKLKDKLDHLKPLFIEGGKSNGHDPKVLEKIWADWEKFASYAFNKSHATCYSWVAYQTAYLKANYPSEYMAAVLSRNISNIVDITRFMDECKAMGILVLGPDVNESNLKFTVNKEGNIRFGLGAIKGVGESAVATIIEDRKKNGPFTGIFDFIQRVNLNACNKKNIENLALAGGFDNFPELKREQYFAPNTKGETFLEVLVRYGNKYQLDKSAAVNSLFGGDNVIDIATPEIMPAERWNDLERLNKEKELVGIYLSAHPLDEYSIILKDVCNTHMTDFSDRTSLINRELTFGGIVTNVREGMGKTGKPFAIVKIEDFSGSNELPFFGNDYIEWRNFLSVGMFLYIKGRCQPRQWKPDELDIKITSMELLQDVKDSLIEKMTIHIPLAALNQQVVTELSILSNESPGKTELYFKIIDEESNSSVDFMARSTKLSVGKKIVNYINEHPELEYHIN encoded by the coding sequence ATGCAAGATTTTGTTCATTTACATGTTCACTCACAATACTCAATCCTCGACGGACAAGCTGCTGTACAAGCTTTAGTAGATAAGGCAATAGCCGATGGAATGAAGGGAATTGCTTTAACCGACCACGGAAACATGTTCGGGGTAAAAGAATTCTTCAACTATGTAAAGAAGAAAAATGGAGGAGCTAACGGTGAGATAAAAGACCTGAAGAAAAAGATCTCTAAGATTGAAGCCGGAGAATTGGAATGTGAAGATAAGGAAGTTGAAATAAAAAGCTGCAAAGAACAAATTGAAGCAGCCAAAAAGAAATTATTCAAACCGATAATAGGCTGCGAAATGTACGTGGCCAAACGAGCTCTTGAGCTGAAGGAAGGTAAACCCGACCAGGGAGGATACCACTTAATTGTGCTTGCCAAGAACGAAAAAGGATATCACAATCTGATAAAGTTGGTATCTAAAGCCTGGACAGACGGGTTTTATTCCCGTCCGCGTACCGACAGAAAGGAACTGGAAAAGTATCACGAAGGACTTATTATATCTTCTGCTTGTTTAGGAGGTGAGATTCCACGAAGAATCAGAGAAGAGAAAATAGAAGAAGCCGAAGAGGCTATCCGTTGGTACAAGGGTGTTTTTGGAGACGACTTTTATCTGGAATTACAAAGACACAAGGCAACTGTGCCAAGGGCTAACTATGAAGCGTATGAAATACAGAAAGTAGTCAACAAAGAGATTATCCAACTTGCCCAAAAGTACAATACTAAAATGATATGTACTAATGATGTGCACTTTGTGGATGAGGAAAACGCAGAAGCTCATGACCGTTTGATCTGCCTTAGCACGGGAAGGGACCTGGATGATCCTAACCGTATGCTCTATTCCAAGCAGGAATGGATGAAGACTCGTGAGGAAATGAATGCTGTTTTTGCTGATGTACCAGAGGCTCTTTCAACAACGGTGGAAATATGTGACCAGGTAGAATTTTATACTATCGACCATGATCCTATTCTTCCAAACTTCCCAAAGCCACCGGGCTTTGATAATGATGACGACTACCTTCGTTACCTCACTTATGAGGGGGCAAAGAAACGTTGGGGAGAGATGAATGATGAACAGAAAGAGCGGGTTGATTTTGAACTTTCCACTGTTAAGCACATGGGATTCCCCGGATATTTCCTTATTGTACAGGACTTTATTGCTGCTGCAAGAGAAATGGGTGTATCTGTAGGGCCGGGACGTGGTTCGGCTGCGGGATCTGCCGTGGCTTACTGCCTTGGGATTACTCAGATTGACCCTATTGAATATGATTTGCTTTTCGAACGTTTCCTAAACCCTGACCGTATCTCACTGCCGGATATCGATATTGACTTCGATGATGACGGTAGAGGTGAAGTGCTTCGTTGGGTAACAGAGAAATATGGCAAAGAGAAAGTGGCACATATTATTACTTATGGAACAATGGCTACTAAGCTAGCCATCAAGGATGTGGCACGTGTACAGAAGTTACCGTTATCTGAATCGGACAGATTAACCAAATATATTCCCGACCGTTTACCGGAAGTCAATGGAAAGTCGCCAAAGATTAACCTGAAGAATTGCATCGCGGCAATACCTGAATTGCAGGAAGCATGTAACTCTTACGATCCTTTGATACGCGATACGATGAAGTATGCCCAGATGCTGGAAGGAAATGTCCGCGGCACGGGAGTACATGCCTGCGGAACCATTATTTGCCGTGACGATATTACGGACTGGGTGCCGGTTAGTACGGCTGATGATAAAGAAACTGGAGAGAAAATGCTTGTTACCCAGTATGAAGGTTCGGTTATTGAAGACACAGGGCTGATCAAAATGGACTTCCTGGGACTCAAAACGTTATCAATCATCAAGGAAGCAATAGCAAATATAAAATTGCACCAGGGAATAGATCTGGATATTGACACTATTTCCACAAAAGACGAGGCTACCTATAAATTATATAGTGAAGGAAGAACCGTTGGAACCTTCCAGTTTGAGTCGGCCGGTATGCAGAAATATTTAAGAGAGCTGCAACCTTCCACTTTCGAAGACCTTATCGCGATGAATGCCCTTTACCGTCCGGGACCAATGGATTATATCCCTCAGTTCATTGACCGTAAGCATGGCCGCGAACCTATTGTATACGATATTCCTATCATGGAGAAGTATCTTAAAGATACATATGGTATTACGGTATATCAGGAACAGGTGATGCTTCTGTCCCGACTTCTTGCAAATTTCACCCGTGGACAATCGGATGGATTACGTAAGGCAATGGGTAAAAAGCTGAAAGATAAACTGGATCACCTGAAACCTCTGTTCATTGAAGGTGGAAAGAGTAATGGTCATGACCCTAAGGTTCTGGAAAAAATTTGGGCCGACTGGGAAAAATTCGCTTCCTATGCCTTCAACAAATCTCACGCTACTTGCTATTCATGGGTGGCTTATCAAACTGCATACCTGAAGGCTAATTACCCATCTGAATATATGGCTGCAGTGTTGAGCCGCAATATCTCAAACATAGTAGATATCACCCGGTTTATGGATGAATGTAAAGCTATGGGTATTTTGGTTTTGGGCCCGGATGTAAATGAAAGTAACCTGAAGTTCACGGTTAATAAGGAAGGAAACATCCGATTTGGACTGGGAGCAATCAAGGGAGTGGGAGAAAGTGCCGTAGCAACAATCATAGAGGACAGAAAAAAGAATGGTCCATTTACGGGTATTTTTGATTTCATTCAGCGGGTGAACTTAAATGCCTGCAATAAAAAGAACATTGAGAACCTGGCTCTTGCCGGAGGATTCGACAACTTCCCGGAACTTAAGCGGGAACAATACTTCGCGCCAAACACTAAGGGGGAAACATTCCTTGAAGTATTGGTTCGTTATGGGAATAAATATCAGCTAGATAAATCGGCAGCAGTAAACTCTCTTTTCGGTGGAGACAATGTGATTGATATTGCCACTCCCGAAATTATGCCGGCAGAAAGGTGGAACGACCTGGAACGTCTGAATAAAGAAAAGGAGCTGGTAGGGATTTACCTTTCAGCCCACCCACTGGATGAATATTCCATAATATTAAAAGATGTATGTAATACACACATGACCGATTTCTCAGACAGAACCTCTCTTATCAACAGGGAATTAACCTTCGGGGGAATAGTAACAAACGTACGCGAAGGGATGGGTAAAACAGGAAAACCGTTTGCAATAGTCAAGATTGAGGACTTTTCGGGCTCCAATGAGTTGCCTTTCTTTGGGAACGATTATATAGAATGGCGAAACTTTCTTTCGGTTGGAATGTTCTTATACATTAAAGGAAGATGTCAACCCCGACAATGGAAACCGGATGAGCTGGATATTAAGATTACATCCATGGAATTATTGCAGGACGTGAAGGATTCCTTGATTGAAAAGATGACCATTCATATACCATTGGCAGCTTTGAATCAACAGGTTGTGACAGAGCTTTCTATTTTAAGCAATGAAAGTCCGGGAAAGACCGAGCTTTACTTTAAAATTATTGATGAAGAGTCTAATTCTTCCGTTGATTTTATGGCGCGTTCAACTAAATTATCCGTTGGAAAAAAAATAGTCAATTATATAAATGAACATCCTGAACTTGAATATCATATTAATTAA
- the trxA gene encoding thioredoxin has translation MALAITDNNFEELLQSEKPLVIDFWATWCGPCKQIGPSIEELATEYADKVTVGKCDIEENDDLVSKFGIRNVPTVLFIKNGEVVDKQVGAAAKSVFQAKIDSLL, from the coding sequence ATGGCACTAGCAATTACAGACAATAATTTTGAAGAATTACTTCAAAGCGAGAAACCATTAGTAATAGATTTCTGGGCAACATGGTGTGGTCCTTGCAAACAAATAGGTCCATCAATAGAAGAATTGGCAACTGAATATGCAGACAAAGTAACAGTCGGAAAATGCGATATCGAAGAAAACGATGATCTTGTATCAAAATTCGGAATCCGCAATGTTCCTACTGTGTTGTTTATTAAGAACGGAGAAGTTGTTGATAAACAAGTTGGAGCAGCTGCAAAGTCTGTTTTTCAGGCAAAAATAGACTCTTTGCTATAA